CTAACCACTGCTGGTTGCGTTGTACCCCACTCCACAGAGGAAGGAACGCCTGCCACTCCACCGCTAGGGTCACAAAGCGCTTGTAAAAGGCTGCTAGAAAACCGACAGGCAACCCTTTAGGTGCCCGAACGGTCAGGGCCGCGAGGGGACCATTGTAATAGGTTAGAGCGGGGTGCTCGCCGTGATAGCTTACCGGTCCGCCAGTACCTCGCTTGAGAGTAGCGGCTACCTTGCGGTGAAAATCAATGCGGTGGACCTCTACGGCGGTAGTCAACTCTAAGTAGGTGGTTTGGCTATAGCGAACGGTGCCGGTAGGATACAGCGCACTGAATTGCTCCATCATGTCGTGAAGCTACGCAAGGCCAGGAAGTGTACAAAAGCGAGAGCTACTTCTTCACTTGCGCGGAGGCGCTTCACGGAATCCTTTCTTGACATAATGCTAGGTATAAGGCGATTCCCAAAGAATTTATATTGGCTGCGCTGATTTGGTAGGCAGGTAGCATTGCATAAAAAGCAGGAACGGTTGAGCCAGTATGATCACCTCCATAATGTAGCTGATCTACATCAGCTTGACTTTTTACATTGGGATTATTAGCAATCCCGCCATCAGCAGTAACGAATCAAGCTATCTCTCCTGTTGAACCTACACGTGATACAGGATTAGTGATGATTCCTATAGCAAGAGACTAATTATATCTTATAGGGTCCGTGCGAGCGCTCCCAGCAGGTTACTGCCCGGGGCGTTTGCGTGAAGGCACGAGCACTTAGTCGAGGTGCTCGATAAGGACTTTGGCGTCGTAGAAGTAGGTGGAAGCGAAGAAGTCGTTGACGGGGGTGTCAATGCTGAGGAGGATAAAACCGCCGGCGGGGTCTTTGAAGATTTTGAAGGGGTAAAAGCGGGTTTTGATTTGCCGCTTTAGGGAGTAGGGGGCTTGCAGGTTGAAGGCGTAGAGGCGGCGGTCGGTGGTACCGGCGTAGAGGGTTTGGGTGGCGGCGTCGGGGCCGTAGCAGGTGTAGATAGTGGACAGGTTCGGCAGGCTGGCCTGATGCGTAGTCGTTTTGTGATAAATGTCGCCGTAAGCCCCAGTGATGTAGTGCTGCCCATCGGGGAAAAAGGCGAAAACACGGCCATCAGAGGTGTGGAGGCGGTGGGAGCTGTTGCGCTGAGAGCCTAGGAAGTTGCCGGTTGGCGTGAAGCTATAGTAGGTGTGGGGCATGGGGTAAGTAGACATGCCCATACCCAGCACCTCGCTGCTGGAGCCGGGAACCAAGTAAAGATGCTGGTTGTGCCCATCGCGGCTGTCCTCGTAAGGCAGCTGAGCCTTGGTGGCCCGGTCGTAGACGCGCATGGTGGGACCGATGTAGCGCGTCGTACTGATGTAGAGCTGGCCATTGCTGGCCAGCACAGAACTCAGGCCGTGGGGAGTAGGAATAGTGTAAACCCGCAGCCTATCGACCTGGGTGAGGGTGGACGCGTCGTAAATCAGGACGATGCCATCGTCGAATGGCAAATAGAGCTCCCGTCGGCCCTGGAATGTACTCAAGCTGCCATAGTTGACCCCCATGCCCACTTCGATGGTTTTGATCATCTGATGCCCATCCAGGCTGTACTGGCTAACGGTGCCTGTGGGGCCAACGAAGTACAGCATGCGGGTGGTTTCGTCGAAAAGCACATCGCGGATATGGGCGCGCGCAATGTGGACGTTGGGACGGTGGAAAGTAACGGTATTGCTCTCGATGGTTTGGCCTGAAGCCAGCACGCCAACGACCTGGTAGAGGACATCGTCCGAGTAGGGGATGGTGGCGTCGAGGTAGGAAACGGTAGGTTCGACAAGGGTGGCGGGGCGCACGGCGAAGGTATCAGCGTCGGGATCGTTGAGGATTTCCCATCGCTTGATATGGTACTCCTTCAGGTCGGGGTTATTGAGCGCCGACCAGGTGAGCACGGCGGTACTATCATTTGCTAGCTGAGGAACTTGCAGGGCAATACTGGTGGTAAGCGGTGGGGCAGGCTCTTGCTCAACGGATTCGCAGGAGGTGGTAATAAATGCAAGCAACAGGAATAAGTAAAGTAGGATTTTAGTCATCGTTCGTGAATAGAGATGGGTGGTATTTTATGTTCGGTAGTGAGGGAAAGCGGACTGTGCTTAGGGCTGAGTTCAGAAATAGGATAGTTTAAGCAAGGTATGGTCTTTCAGACAAGTTCTGGGAAGGACCCGTTGTCAGTTTATTTGGCCCCAAGAAAGTGAGCCACCTTTATCTTCCCGGTTGGGTCGGGGTCGCTACCGGCACTAGCCAAAAAAGCCGCCCCACCCGGAACGGCTTTTTCAGTAGAAAACTAACTCTATTCGCGTTACAATGACTTTACCTTAATTTGGGTAGCTGGCCTACCCATATGGAACGGTGACGAGTAGCTTTACTGCTTCACCACCTTCACCTGGGCGGGACGGCCGTCGATGACCAGGCGCACGATGTAGAGGCCGGCGGGGCGACCAGCCAGCTCGGGCACGACCAGCGTGGCAGGGCCAGCCGGGGCGCTGACCAGCCGACGCAGCAGCACGCGGCCGGTGACGTCGGTCAGGGTCAGGGGCGCGGCCACCAGCGGGGCAGTCAGGGTGAAGTTCAACGTGAGGATGGCTCCGCTGCCCAGTGGCACAGGGGCTGCCCTCAGGCCAGTGGCACGGGCCGAGAAAGCTGGGCAGGCTCAAAGGAAGCGAACCGTCGCCGCCTTCGATGAGGAGCGGTTCGGCGCTGAAAAGGGTAGGCCGAGCTGGCCAAAGCTGTTGCTGCCCCAGGCCCAGAGTGTACCGTCCTTGCGCACACCTACGCTGTATTCGTTGCCCGCCGCCACACTCTTCCAGTTGGTATCGCTGCCCACTTGTATGGGCGCGCTGCTGACGGTGCCGCTAGTGCCATCGCCGAGCTGGCCGTCGGCGTTGTTGCCCCAGGCCCAGAGCGTGCCGTCGGTGCGTAGCGCCACATTGTGCAAATAGCCCGCCTCCACGCCTGCCCAGGTGGTGGCGGTACCCACTTGCACAGGCACGCTGCGGTTAGTGAAGGTGCCATCGCCGAGCTGGCCTCTTTCGTTGCTGCCCCAGGCCCAGAGCGTGCCATTGGTGCGTACGGCCACGCTGTAGTCGTTGCCCGCCGCCACGCTCTTCCAGGTGGTGGCCGTGCCTACTTGCACGGGGCTGTTACGGTATTCCGTGGTGGTACCGCCGCCGAGCTGGCCTCTTTCATTGTTACCCCAGGCCCAGAGGGTGCCGTCCTTGCGCACGGCCAGGGTGTGGTTGTTGCCCGCCGCCACACTCTGCCAGTTGGTATCGGTGCCCACCTGCACGGGGACCGTGCGCAGGGTAGTGGTGCCATCGCCGAGCTGGCCTTGTCGGTTGTCGCCCCAGGCCCAGAGCGTGCCGTCCGTGCGCACGGCCACGCTGTGCAACCTGCCTGCCGCCACGCTCTTCCAGGTGGTGGCCGTGCCTACTTGCACGGGGGTGTAGCGCTGGTCGGTGGTAATGCCGTCGCCCCAGGTCCAGAGGGTACCGTCGGTGCGCACAGCCACGTTGTGGCCTCTGCCCGCCGACACACTGGCCCAGTTAATATGGATGCCCACTTGTACGGGGGCACTGTGGCCGGCAGTGGTGCCATCACCGAGTTGGCCGAAGGTGTTGTTGCCCCAGGCCCAGAGCGTGCCGTCCGTGCGCATCGCCACGGTGTGCCGCTCGCTCGCCGACACGCTCGCCCAGGTGGTGGCCGTGCTAATGCGCGCCGGAACGGGCTGGACCCCGGGCAGCAGTTGCGTACTGCCTACTTGGCCGTTGCTATTGCTGCCCCAGGCCCAGAGTGCGCCGTCGGTGCGCACGGCTAGGGTGTGGCTGGTGCT
Above is a window of Hymenobacter sp. J193 DNA encoding:
- a CDS encoding T9SS type A sorting domain-containing protein — protein: MPLGSGAILTLNFTLTAPLVAAPLTLTDVTGRVLLRRLVSAPAGPATLVVPELAGRPAGLYIVRLVIDGRPAQVKVVKQ